A region from the Biomphalaria glabrata chromosome 14, xgBioGlab47.1, whole genome shotgun sequence genome encodes:
- the LOC106057691 gene encoding beta-1,3-galactosyltransferase 1-like: protein MLHRKVNKYVIFTLVLLAVNVIELFMVGRYIAIIDVSNRSLLDHKTLLILLNNKLSNKDSNTASEHLDHMINVVSPHSFKLINKPKVSCYHSELVICVLSKRNHFHTRRTIRETWGSYAYDRRNNASLIFFIGSEITSTTLLDSDQPMVDAESNIFGDILQEEYIDSYNNLSLKTVSVLKWVTFQCPKSKFILKSDDDMFINVPFLVRKLREIEHRLPQFVMGSVRYHEKPNRQKSSKIYTPYSVYKEDEFPPFTAGPTYAMTTKTAKLLYQTTLQLPLFRLEDVYVTGFCAQKANVSLVNNAHFLEGKHDASGCLFRNQISGEGFTTEEIIQIYKELNDENSDCD from the coding sequence ATGCTGCACAGGAAAGTCAATAAATACGTCATCTTCACACTCGTTCTGTTAGCTGTGAATGTCATAGAGCTGTTCATGGTGGGCCGATACATCGCGATCATAGATGTTTCCAACAGGTCACTGCTTGACCACAAGACATTACTTATCCTGCTGAATAATAAACTCAGCAATAAAGACAGCAACACAGCATCGGAACATCTAGATCACATGATCAATGTCGTGAGCCCACATTCGTTCAAACTGATAAATAAGCCTAAAGTTTCTTGCTATCATTCAGAGCTTGTGATTTGTGTTCTGTCCAAGAGAAACCATTTCCACACTCGTCGGACCATTCGTGAAACATGGGGAAGCTATGCCTACGACAGGCGTAACAACGCATCCCTGATCTTCTTCATCGGATCAGAAATCACTTCAACAACCCTTCTAGACAGCGACCAGCCAATGGTTGACGCGGAATCGAACATTTTCGGTGATATACTGCAGGAAGAATACATAGACAGCTACAATAACCTCAGTTTGAAAACTGTGTCTGTTCTTAAATGGGTCACTTTCCAATGTCCCAAAAGTAAGTTTATACTTAAATCTGACGACGACATGTTTATCAATGTCCCATTTCTGGTAAGGAAACTTCGAGAAATAGAGCATCGTCTGCCACAATTTGTCATGGGCAGCGTGAGATATCACGAGAAACCAAATCGGCAGAAGAGCTCTAAAATATACACGCCCTATTCCGTTTATAAAGAAGATGAGTTCCCGCCATTCACCGCCGGTCCCACCTACGCCATGACCACCAAGACTGCAAAGCTCCTGTACCAGACGACATTGCAGCTGCCCTTATTTCGTTTGGAAGATGTTTACGTCACCGGGTTTTGTGCACAAAAGGCCAACGTGAGTCTAGTGAATAACGCTCATTTTTTAGAGGGCAAGCATGACGCTTCGGGATGTTTATTTCGAAATCAGATTTCAGGAGAAGGTTTCACAACAGAAGAGATTATTCAAATTTACAAAGAGCTTAATGATGAAAATTCAGATTGTGACTAA